In Mycoplasma sp. Mirounga ES2805-ORL, a single window of DNA contains:
- the parE gene encoding DNA topoisomerase IV subunit B has translation MINNNVYDANSIQQLKGLEAVRKRPGMYIGSTDTNGLHHLIWEIVDNSIDEALAGYASEIKVILKKDGSVIVSDNGRGIPVGMTKSGKSAVELVFTELHAGGKFNEGAYKTSGGLHGVGSSVVNALSTKLIATVYRDKKIYETIFENGDNIVQKTKVIGETTKKGTVVQFWPNYDTFKKARFNFETISERLRESCFLIGGLKIYFKDEISDKEIAYQYEDGIEAFIDFINDSKNTLGDIKTFKETKNEIEVECGFQFSDSYNETILSFVNNVKTKDGGTHEIGLKTALTKTFNEFAAEEKILKGKKTFDAEDIREGITVVLSVKIPEKYLEFVSQTKDKLGTPEAKKAVEEVVTKHIKIWINENKQLAKKILDKIRKAAESRDAARKARAEARSTKKALKEKQILSGKLTPAQSKIPSEKELFLVEGDSAGGSAKSGRDRKYQAILPLRGKVINTERARLFEILKNEEIATIINTIGAGVGDDFDIAKSQYGKIVIMTDADTDGAHIQILLLTFFFRHMRQLIENGHVYIALPPLFKISPQGTKKDVIYAWDEDELKEILAQPSYKRSEIQRYKGLGEMNAEQLWETTMDPKTRTLIKVKIEDAALAERRVSTLMGDKVELRKEWINANVEFTMEDNFEI, from the coding sequence ATGATTAATAATAATGTATATGATGCAAATAGTATTCAACAGTTAAAAGGTCTTGAAGCTGTAAGAAAACGTCCTGGTATGTACATAGGAAGTACAGATACTAATGGTCTACATCACCTAATTTGAGAAATTGTTGATAATTCAATTGATGAAGCATTAGCTGGTTATGCTAGTGAAATTAAAGTTATTTTAAAAAAAGATGGAAGTGTTATTGTTTCAGATAATGGTCGTGGAATTCCTGTTGGAATGACTAAATCCGGAAAAAGTGCGGTTGAATTAGTTTTTACTGAATTACACGCTGGTGGTAAGTTTAATGAAGGAGCATATAAAACATCTGGTGGACTTCATGGTGTAGGTTCATCTGTTGTTAACGCATTAAGCACCAAACTAATTGCAACAGTTTATAGAGATAAAAAAATATATGAAACTATTTTTGAAAATGGAGACAATATTGTTCAAAAAACAAAAGTAATTGGTGAAACAACGAAAAAAGGCACTGTTGTACAATTTTGACCAAACTATGATACTTTTAAAAAAGCTAGATTCAATTTTGAAACAATTTCAGAAAGATTAAGAGAAAGTTGCTTTTTAATTGGCGGTCTAAAAATTTATTTCAAGGATGAAATCTCAGATAAAGAAATTGCTTATCAATATGAAGATGGTATTGAAGCTTTCATAGACTTTATTAACGATTCTAAAAACACATTAGGTGATATCAAAACTTTTAAAGAAACTAAAAACGAAATAGAAGTTGAGTGTGGTTTTCAATTTTCTGATAGCTATAATGAAACTATTTTGTCATTTGTTAATAATGTTAAAACAAAAGATGGTGGTACTCATGAAATTGGTCTAAAAACAGCATTAACTAAAACATTCAATGAGTTTGCGGCAGAAGAAAAAATATTAAAAGGTAAAAAAACATTCGATGCAGAAGATATCCGTGAAGGAATAACTGTAGTTTTAAGTGTTAAAATACCTGAAAAATATTTAGAATTTGTCAGCCAAACCAAAGATAAACTTGGAACACCAGAAGCGAAAAAAGCAGTTGAAGAAGTTGTAACAAAACACATTAAAATATGAATAAATGAAAATAAACAATTGGCTAAAAAAATACTAGACAAGATAAGAAAAGCTGCTGAATCTAGAGACGCTGCACGTAAAGCAAGAGCAGAAGCTAGAAGCACTAAAAAAGCACTAAAAGAAAAACAAATTCTTAGCGGAAAATTAACTCCTGCTCAATCAAAAATTCCTTCAGAAAAAGAATTATTCTTGGTTGAGGGAGACTCAGCTGGAGGATCTGCTAAATCAGGTAGAGATCGTAAATATCAAGCTATATTACCATTAAGAGGTAAAGTTATAAATACAGAAAGAGCTAGATTATTTGAGATTCTTAAAAATGAAGAAATTGCAACAATAATAAACACAATAGGCGCTGGAGTTGGTGATGATTTTGATATAGCGAAATCACAATATGGCAAGATTGTAATCATGACAGATGCCGATACCGATGGTGCACATATACAAATATTATTACTAACATTCTTTTTTAGACACATGAGACAACTTATTGAAAATGGTCATGTCTATATTGCTTTACCACCTTTGTTTAAAATCTCACCTCAAGGAACCAAAAAAGATGTTATCTATGCATGAGATGAAGATGAATTAAAAGAAATTTTAGCGCAACCATCTTATAAACGTTCAGAGATACAACGTTATAAAGGTTTAGGTGAAATGAATGCTGAGCAACTTTGAGAAACCACTATGGATCCTAAAACAAGAACATTAATTAAAGTCAAAATTGAAGATGCGGCTCTAGCTGAACGCAGAGTTTCAACATTAATGGGAGATAAAGTTGAACTTAGAAAAGAGTGAATCAATGCTAATGTTGAGTTCACAATGGAAGATAACTTTGAAATATAG
- the parC gene encoding DNA topoisomerase IV subunit A — MDKKKQQKLDDFITKIVNENLDSIMADRFSRYSKYIIQQRALPDARDGLKPVQRRILYSMSELGLQHNKPFKKSARVVGDVIGKYHPHGDSSIYEAMVRMAQDWKMGYTLLEMHGNVGSIDDDPAAAMRYTEVRLAEISEVLLNDLKKNTVSFAPNFDDSEKEPTVLPSLIPNLLLNGAKGIASGFATEMPPHNLNEILDAAIAKIKNPDIEFKKLMNYVKGPDFPTGGVIYGQKGIYEAFERGRGRVTLVSKYKVFEDKNNKFIEITEIPYGVVKSKLIHSIDLLIVNNSISGLNEIKDQSDRNGISILITLDKNASEEHIINYLLQKTEMQVYYSYNNVAIVNSSPKLMNLNQLLGTYITHAKEVKTKTLQFDLAKYKARLEIVLGFLKVAEITDEVISVIRKSENSKAGVIENLIKEFDFTQNQATAIAELRLYKLSKTDKEAFLKEKSELEENIKLCELLLNDSSEFDKYLINILKDIKKQFGRPRRTEIIEEDIKISYSEAELVKDEEVYLGVTKHGYIKMFSPKVFDSNNISSYGIKEEDKLISITRANTTNNVLIFTNLGNYAMIPLYKIDESKWKDFGLHLSDFVQLEAGEEVVSSLIVSDFNELKYICTFTKMGQGKRTILKDFEVARPNKTFTAMKLKTGDKLLGAKYSNGMKDVLLVTAKGLASLYSENDVQIYSTKSSGTKSCNLLSDDEIVAFALTEYGDTITMLANDKYIKRINVSNIKKVSRKNLGKQLFNQMKIKPYIVTDIEPTNTEDFIYVHNEENELLMERIVNYDITTPMEGFSKIKIQNIVNTTIKTNINVESGNDPEVNEEKNFEDKFTSKLEKEEEIFERAEKEVDSVLDLDVDDLLKKLNLS; from the coding sequence ATGGATAAAAAGAAACAACAAAAATTAGATGATTTTATTACAAAAATTGTTAATGAAAATCTTGACTCAATTATGGCTGATCGATTTAGTCGTTATTCAAAATATATAATTCAACAGCGTGCTCTTCCTGACGCTAGAGATGGTCTAAAACCTGTTCAAAGAAGAATACTTTATTCAATGAGTGAATTAGGTTTGCAACATAATAAACCTTTTAAAAAATCTGCTCGTGTTGTTGGAGATGTTATTGGTAAATATCACCCACATGGAGATAGTTCTATTTATGAAGCTATGGTTCGTATGGCTCAGGATTGAAAAATGGGTTATACTCTTTTAGAAATGCATGGTAACGTTGGTTCAATAGATGATGACCCAGCAGCCGCTATGCGTTATACAGAGGTTAGACTTGCAGAAATATCTGAAGTTCTTCTTAATGATTTGAAGAAAAACACAGTATCTTTCGCGCCTAATTTCGATGACAGTGAAAAAGAACCCACGGTTCTTCCTTCTCTAATTCCTAATCTACTTTTAAATGGTGCAAAAGGTATTGCTAGTGGTTTTGCAACAGAAATGCCTCCTCATAATTTAAATGAAATTTTAGATGCTGCAATTGCAAAAATCAAAAATCCTGACATTGAATTTAAAAAATTAATGAATTATGTAAAAGGTCCGGACTTTCCTACTGGAGGGGTAATTTATGGACAAAAAGGCATTTATGAGGCTTTTGAAAGAGGAAGAGGCCGTGTCACATTAGTTTCAAAATATAAAGTATTTGAAGATAAAAATAATAAATTCATAGAAATAACCGAAATCCCTTATGGTGTAGTTAAAAGTAAGTTAATCCACTCAATAGATTTATTAATTGTAAATAATTCAATTAGTGGGTTAAATGAAATTAAAGATCAATCTGACCGTAATGGAATTAGTATATTAATAACTCTAGATAAAAATGCTAGTGAAGAACACATTATTAATTATCTATTGCAAAAAACTGAAATGCAAGTTTATTACTCATACAATAATGTTGCCATAGTTAATTCAAGCCCTAAATTAATGAATCTAAATCAACTATTGGGAACATACATAACTCACGCTAAAGAAGTTAAAACAAAAACCTTGCAATTTGATTTAGCTAAATATAAGGCTCGTTTAGAAATTGTTTTAGGATTTTTAAAAGTTGCCGAGATTACTGATGAAGTTATTAGTGTTATTAGAAAAAGTGAAAATTCTAAGGCTGGAGTTATTGAAAACCTTATTAAAGAATTTGATTTTACTCAAAACCAAGCAACAGCTATTGCTGAACTTAGATTATATAAGCTATCCAAAACTGATAAAGAAGCTTTTTTAAAAGAAAAATCCGAATTAGAAGAAAACATAAAATTGTGCGAATTATTATTGAATGATTCAAGCGAATTTGATAAGTATTTGATCAATATTTTAAAAGACATTAAAAAACAATTCGGTAGACCAAGAAGAACCGAAATTATTGAAGAAGATATTAAAATATCTTATTCAGAAGCTGAATTGGTCAAAGACGAAGAGGTTTATTTAGGAGTAACTAAACATGGATATATTAAAATGTTTTCTCCTAAAGTATTCGACTCAAACAATATTAGCTCATATGGAATAAAAGAAGAAGATAAATTAATTTCAATAACTAGGGCTAACACTACAAATAATGTCTTAATTTTCACTAATTTAGGAAACTATGCAATGATTCCGCTTTATAAAATTGATGAATCAAAATGAAAAGATTTTGGCCTCCACTTAAGTGATTTTGTTCAATTAGAAGCAGGTGAAGAGGTTGTTTCTTCACTAATTGTTAGTGACTTTAATGAATTAAAATACATTTGTACATTCACAAAAATGGGTCAAGGTAAGAGAACAATCCTCAAAGATTTTGAGGTAGCTAGACCAAATAAAACATTCACTGCAATGAAATTAAAAACCGGAGATAAACTGCTTGGAGCAAAATACTCTAATGGAATGAAAGATGTATTACTAGTTACTGCTAAAGGGTTGGCTAGTCTATATTCTGAAAATGATGTTCAAATCTATAGTACAAAATCATCCGGAACTAAATCATGTAATTTGTTATCAGATGATGAAATAGTTGCATTTGCACTAACTGAATATGGAGACACAATAACAATGCTAGCCAATGACAAATACATAAAAAGAATTAATGTTTCAAACATTAAAAAGGTTAGCAGAAAAAATTTAGGGAAACAATTATTTAATCAAATGAAGATTAAACCTTACATTGTTACAGATATTGAACCAACAAATACTGAAGATTTTATTTATGTACATAATGAAGAAAATGAACTATTGATGGAAAGAATAGTCAATTATGATATAACAACCCCAATGGAAGGTTTCTCAAAAATAAAGATTCAAAATATTGTAAATACAACAATCAAAACTAATATAAATGTTGAAAGCGGAAATGATCCTGAAGTTAATGAAGAAAAAAACTTTGAAGATAAATTCACAAGTAAACTAGAAAAAGAAGAAGAAATATTTGAGAGAGCTGAAAAAGAAGTTGACAGTGTTTTAGATTTAGATGTTGATGATCTTCTAAAAAAGCTTAATCTTTCATAA
- a CDS encoding Cof-type HAD-IIB family hydrolase, translating to MEKEKFLFAVDLDGTLLANSVTGEIHEKTFNAIQRLKKEGHIICLFTGRPWRSTKPIYDKLGLDTVVCNYNGAQIHNPSDENFIPYIKYLNLNEMLYILGDKKVKDEITNIVIEGPGWVMLDKRNEALEQVFGLNSSKKFVIGINYNKIPLKPTGIIFDVKKTTDVEALRTYLKSKYGDLGEFSYWSKGKNETPVFDITNVSVNKGRALSLLSRYYDIDLENTIAIGDGFNDVPMFKVAKISAAVGNASDAVKKYVTNKIKLANDEGGVGEFINKFLDNPTKEKAKSKNALEKIMKKKFVAISDDGE from the coding sequence ATGGAAAAAGAAAAATTTTTATTTGCCGTAGACCTTGATGGTACACTTTTAGCAAATAGCGTTACCGGAGAAATACATGAAAAAACTTTTAATGCTATCCAAAGATTAAAAAAGGAAGGACACATTATTTGCTTATTCACAGGCCGTCCTTGAAGAAGTACTAAACCAATTTATGATAAATTAGGGTTGGACACAGTTGTATGTAATTATAATGGAGCCCAAATTCATAATCCATCTGATGAAAACTTTATACCTTATATCAAATATTTAAACTTAAATGAAATGCTATACATTTTAGGTGATAAAAAAGTAAAAGATGAAATAACTAACATTGTTATTGAAGGACCTGGTTGAGTTATGCTTGATAAAAGAAATGAAGCTCTTGAACAAGTTTTTGGATTGAATTCATCTAAAAAATTTGTAATAGGTATCAATTACAATAAAATACCGCTAAAACCAACAGGAATAATTTTTGACGTTAAGAAAACAACGGATGTTGAAGCACTAAGAACATATTTAAAATCTAAATATGGTGACTTGGGAGAATTTTCATATTGGTCAAAAGGAAAAAATGAAACACCTGTTTTTGACATAACTAACGTTAGCGTAAATAAAGGTAGAGCTTTAAGTTTACTTTCTAGATATTATGATATAGATTTAGAAAATACAATTGCTATAGGCGATGGTTTTAATGATGTTCCTATGTTTAAAGTTGCAAAAATATCTGCAGCAGTTGGAAATGCTTCTGATGCTGTTAAGAAATATGTAACTAACAAGATAAAATTAGCTAATGATGAAGGCGGTGTGGGAGAATTTATTAATAAATTTTTAGATAACCCAACTAAAGAAAAAGCTAAAAGTAAAAATGCTCTTGAAAAAATAATGAAGAAAAAGTTTGTCGCTATTTCAGATGATGGAGAATAA
- the rnhC gene encoding ribonuclease HIII, with protein sequence MKFYEYNHEFDLEGKLIIGVDEVGVGDYFGPLCSAAAYIPKENLQDVINLGVKDSKKLSDLKIKFLASKLKKLVKYSVHQLSPKGYNTLNANYNANELKMFTHLNVITKLEQFVNDHELVFIDQYSTMNTIQKYYSKIVHENNWAKIPEIKKDVYLANKAEQICLEVAVASILARDFFLYKIDELEKKYGIKIPLGSSNKVKEFAKQLKDNRPEINMKDICKMSFKMEI encoded by the coding sequence ATGAAATTCTATGAATATAATCATGAATTTGATTTAGAAGGAAAATTAATTATTGGTGTTGATGAAGTTGGAGTTGGTGACTACTTTGGGCCACTATGCTCCGCAGCTGCATACATACCGAAAGAAAATTTGCAAGATGTTATAAATTTAGGCGTTAAAGATAGCAAAAAACTATCTGATTTAAAAATTAAATTTTTAGCAAGTAAATTAAAAAAACTTGTTAAGTACTCTGTTCATCAACTATCACCAAAAGGATATAATACATTAAACGCTAACTATAATGCCAATGAATTAAAAATGTTTACTCATCTAAACGTAATTACTAAATTAGAACAATTTGTTAATGATCACGAACTTGTTTTTATTGATCAGTATTCAACTATGAACACTATACAAAAATATTATTCCAAAATTGTTCACGAAAATAATTGAGCGAAAATTCCAGAAATTAAAAAAGATGTTTATCTAGCCAATAAAGCTGAACAAATTTGTTTAGAGGTTGCTGTTGCTTCAATTTTAGCTAGAGACTTTTTTCTCTATAAAATAGATGAATTGGAAAAAAAATATGGAATTAAAATTCCTCTTGGATCAAGTAATAAGGTTAAAGAATTTGCTAAACAATTAAAGGATAATAGACCGGAAATTAATATGAAAGATATTTGCAAAATGTCTTTCAAAATGGAAATTTAA
- a CDS encoding Tex-like N-terminal domain-containing protein produces MDISKKFVSEKLQLKETQVDTVLELLSEGATVPFIARYRKNQTDGLDEDQIQKINEMYTYNVELNKRKEAIIEILKERKLLTPETEKKLNNAETKAEVENIYEPFKVGKKTKATDAIELGLEQLALDIFNATDENFSPFNEAKKYLNDKVETVEFAIEQSQFIISQIISQDVEVRDYVKNQIFNFGQVVTKIKPKAEDNNEIFRQYYDFHEQVKRIPNHRVLAISRGEKLKIISYDFTFNKSKIMYDLNNKFFKIKRTGKIIYDSLVDSLERLIYPSIIREIKKDLFEKAEKEAIVLFANNVETMLLYPAIKNKVVLAIDPGYINGCKIAVLGKQGELLVNSKIYLKTKDYRLLADQNDIAKKILNDLIDKYNVDIIVIGNGTASRESEELVSMVVKERKQKNASDQLVYAVVSEVGASVYSASKLAQEEFPDLDVQERSAINIGRRFQDPLNELIKIDPKSIGVGQYQHDVNQKDLSNALDFKIDKVVNLVGVDINTATSTILSYISGLNKNIASNIIEERSKLKKFTDRNQLKKVKGLGPKAFEQSIGFLRIHDSKKFYDRTSIHPESYKLADKIVEKLNIDLNDIDIETLKKADIKSLVKELDSNEFDVKLIIDSLINPTKDIRDSKDGYILKSDILKLDDLKIGMILDGSVQNITDFGAFVYIGLKQAALIHISNMKKNKDEIISHPTDILKTGDKIKIQIIGLDIDRGRIQGKLVF; encoded by the coding sequence ATGGATATATCAAAAAAATTTGTTAGTGAAAAGCTACAACTTAAGGAAACACAAGTCGACACAGTTTTAGAATTATTGTCAGAAGGAGCTACAGTTCCTTTTATTGCTCGTTACCGTAAAAATCAAACTGATGGATTGGATGAGGACCAAATACAAAAGATTAATGAAATGTACACATATAATGTTGAATTGAATAAGAGAAAAGAAGCAATTATTGAAATTTTAAAGGAAAGAAAATTATTGACACCCGAGACTGAAAAAAAATTAAATAATGCTGAAACAAAAGCAGAGGTTGAAAATATATATGAACCATTCAAGGTAGGTAAAAAAACAAAAGCTACTGACGCAATTGAATTAGGATTGGAACAATTAGCTCTAGATATATTCAATGCAACAGATGAAAACTTTAGTCCATTTAACGAAGCAAAAAAATATTTAAATGATAAGGTAGAAACTGTGGAATTTGCTATTGAACAGTCACAATTTATTATTAGCCAAATAATTTCTCAAGATGTAGAGGTTCGTGATTATGTCAAAAATCAAATATTTAATTTTGGTCAAGTTGTCACAAAAATAAAACCAAAGGCAGAAGATAACAATGAAATTTTTAGACAATATTATGATTTTCATGAACAAGTTAAAAGAATTCCTAATCACAGAGTACTCGCAATTTCTAGAGGTGAAAAATTAAAAATTATTTCATATGATTTTACTTTTAACAAATCAAAGATAATGTATGACTTAAATAATAAATTTTTTAAAATAAAGAGAACCGGAAAGATTATTTACGATTCATTAGTGGATTCTTTAGAAAGATTAATATATCCTTCAATCATTCGTGAAATTAAAAAGGATCTTTTTGAAAAAGCTGAAAAAGAAGCTATTGTACTTTTTGCTAATAATGTTGAAACAATGCTTTTATATCCTGCGATAAAAAATAAAGTAGTACTTGCAATTGATCCAGGTTATATAAATGGCTGCAAAATAGCTGTTTTAGGAAAACAGGGCGAATTATTAGTTAACTCTAAAATTTATTTAAAAACTAAGGATTATAGATTGCTTGCAGATCAAAATGATATTGCTAAAAAAATCCTCAATGATTTAATTGATAAATATAATGTAGATATTATTGTAATTGGCAATGGAACTGCTTCTCGTGAAAGTGAGGAACTTGTTTCAATGGTTGTTAAAGAGAGAAAACAAAAAAATGCTAGTGATCAATTAGTATATGCTGTAGTTAGTGAAGTTGGTGCTAGTGTTTATTCTGCTTCAAAATTAGCGCAAGAAGAGTTTCCAGACTTAGATGTTCAAGAAAGATCTGCAATAAATATTGGTCGCCGTTTTCAAGACCCGTTAAATGAATTAATTAAAATTGATCCTAAATCAATAGGAGTTGGCCAATATCAACATGATGTTAATCAAAAAGATTTGTCTAATGCATTAGACTTTAAAATTGATAAAGTGGTTAACTTAGTTGGTGTTGACATTAATACAGCAACATCTACTATATTAAGTTATATTTCTGGTTTAAATAAAAATATTGCAAGTAATATTATTGAAGAGCGTTCTAAATTAAAGAAATTTACCGATAGAAATCAACTTAAAAAAGTTAAAGGTTTAGGCCCAAAAGCTTTTGAACAATCAATAGGATTTCTAAGAATCCACGATTCTAAAAAATTCTATGATAGAACAAGTATTCACCCCGAAAGTTATAAATTAGCAGATAAAATTGTTGAGAAATTAAATATTGATTTAAATGATATCGATATTGAGACACTTAAAAAAGCAGATATAAAGTCATTAGTTAAAGAATTAGATTCTAATGAATTCGATGTTAAGTTAATTATTGATTCCTTAATCAATCCAACAAAAGATATTAGAGATTCTAAAGATGGCTATATTTTAAAGAGTGATATTTTGAAATTAGATGATTTAAAAATAGGAATGATCCTTGATGGATCTGTGCAAAATATAACAGATTTCGGTGCCTTTGTTTATATAGGTCTAAAACAGGCAGCGTTAATCCATATTTCTAATATGAAAAAAAATAAGGATGAAATTATCTCTCACCCAACCGATATATTAAAAACTGGTGATAAAATTAAAATCCAAATTATTGGATTAGATATTGATAGAGGTAGAATTCAAGGCAAATTAGTTTTTTAA
- a CDS encoding Cof-type HAD-IIB family hydrolase, with translation MKTANNLPKILFLDLDGTTLDVVTYQKKKIKSISQENLEAIKKVQNMGIKVFPSTGRGGAKSLGHYLEVLNSTENYIGWNGAIVKAENKIIFQKGIEPQIVKNIFDDITKQKHSVILNSDFEHHCYTDSLLLKLAVRYKGGKSKRAKNFKNDFVVSKMIIWNFNSKKVLKFMDFLKEKYGDSISLVFSGDSNRYIEITAKGCSKGEAAKKMCEYYKINPKDTWHIGDSMNDSTTVGICGRVLAVNNASDKLISAGAELTKYPTKPYGVAKILEDYIIRPK, from the coding sequence ATGAAAACAGCAAATAACCTACCTAAAATACTATTTTTAGATTTAGATGGAACAACTTTAGATGTTGTTACATATCAAAAAAAGAAAATTAAGAGCATTAGTCAAGAGAACCTTGAGGCAATCAAAAAAGTTCAAAATATGGGAATTAAAGTTTTTCCGTCGACTGGTCGTGGAGGAGCAAAGTCATTAGGTCATTATCTAGAAGTGCTTAATTCAACCGAAAATTATATTGGATGAAATGGCGCAATAGTCAAGGCCGAAAACAAAATAATTTTTCAAAAAGGCATTGAACCTCAAATAGTTAAAAATATTTTTGATGATATAACAAAACAAAAACATTCAGTGATCTTAAATTCTGATTTTGAACATCATTGTTATACAGACTCTCTTCTTCTAAAACTTGCAGTTCGTTACAAGGGCGGAAAAAGCAAAAGAGCAAAAAACTTTAAGAATGATTTTGTTGTAAGCAAAATGATAATTTGAAATTTCAATAGCAAAAAAGTTTTAAAGTTCATGGATTTTTTAAAAGAAAAATATGGAGACTCTATTTCACTTGTTTTTTCAGGTGATAGTAACAGATATATTGAAATAACTGCTAAAGGTTGCTCAAAGGGTGAAGCAGCAAAAAAAATGTGTGAATACTACAAAATAAACCCAAAAGATACCTGACATATTGGTGATAGTATGAATGATAGCACGACAGTAGGAATTTGCGGAAGAGTACTTGCAGTAAATAATGCTTCAGATAAATTGATATCAGCTGGTGCAGAATTAACTAAGTACCCAACAAAACCTTATGGGGTTGCTAAAATTTTGGAAGACTATATTATTAGACCTAAATAA
- a CDS encoding MAG6790 family protein: MYKYKARLVTTRETIAEANTIEEIEGLVLGFRRKQKYGQHTSGNVNVEIIHTERDNLKGKHKSKEEVVKII, translated from the coding sequence ATGTATAAATATAAAGCTAGATTAGTAACTACTAGAGAAACTATTGCTGAAGCAAATACAATCGAAGAAATAGAAGGACTAGTACTCGGTTTCAGAAGAAAACAAAAATACGGACAACATACAAGTGGTAATGTAAACGTTGAAATAATTCATACCGAAAGAGATAACTTGAAAGGAAAACATAAATCAAAAGAGGAAGTAGTAAAAATAATTTAA
- a CDS encoding RluA family pseudouridine synthase: MLELEVKYKERIDKYISDNSEISRNDIKELIKEGAVYIANNVPVLKPNYIVREGTKIKVVRLIDKEIKMEPIKMEINKVYEDDDLVIIDKPSGLVVHPAPGHHSDTLANGLLYHYKKLSNENGLLRPGIVHRIDKDTSGLLIIAKNDNTHRKLVEMLKKHDIKRSYIAICDGVLENNFTKINLPINRNKTNRKTMAVDKDGKEAITNVTLLKTFYLDKSPMSLIKCDLETGRTHQIRVHMSYIKHPIYGDSVYSKYVDEFNQRLHAFKIEFTHPISNKNIIAYSKIPEQFNIVDYDWDQLKK, from the coding sequence ATGCTTGAACTAGAAGTTAAATATAAAGAACGAATTGACAAATATATTAGTGATAATAGTGAAATTAGTCGAAACGATATTAAAGAATTAATTAAAGAGGGGGCAGTTTATATTGCAAATAATGTCCCTGTTTTGAAGCCAAACTACATTGTTAGAGAAGGTACAAAAATCAAAGTAGTTCGTCTAATAGATAAAGAAATTAAAATGGAACCAATTAAAATGGAGATTAATAAAGTTTATGAAGATGATGATTTAGTTATTATTGATAAACCGAGTGGTCTAGTAGTACATCCAGCACCAGGACATCATAGCGATACATTAGCAAACGGACTTTTATATCATTATAAAAAACTAAGCAATGAAAATGGTTTATTGAGACCAGGAATTGTACATAGAATAGATAAGGATACCAGTGGATTGTTGATTATTGCAAAAAATGATAATACACATCGTAAACTTGTTGAAATGCTAAAAAAACATGATATAAAACGGTCATATATTGCTATCTGTGACGGTGTTTTAGAAAATAATTTCACCAAAATTAATTTACCAATTAACAGAAATAAAACAAATAGAAAAACTATGGCTGTAGATAAAGACGGAAAAGAAGCTATTACAAATGTGACTTTACTTAAAACTTTTTATCTAGATAAATCACCAATGTCTTTAATTAAATGTGACTTAGAAACAGGAAGAACTCACCAAATAAGAGTTCACATGTCATATATAAAACATCCTATTTATGGAGATAGTGTTTATTCGAAGTATGTTGATGAATTTAATCAAAGATTGCATGCTTTTAAAATAGAATTTACTCATCCTATTTCAAATAAAAACATAATAGCTTATAGCAAAATTCCTGAACAATTCAACATAGTTGATTATGATTGAGATCAATTAAAAAAATAA
- a CDS encoding ribonuclease HII, translating to MLNYEKELYSKHKLIAGLDEAGRGCCAGPLVVACAIMPKDYTNNTINDSKQMSPKQRNTAFDDIIKNATEYSIEIISNKEVDNLNPKQASRIGMVKCLNKLHNKPDLIITDFEKIEFNNIKVIDLIKGDSLSFNVACASILAKVTRDNIMKQYALEYPGYGFDKHKGYCTKAHNLAMEKFGITKIHRLTYRNVEEIINKNKK from the coding sequence ATGTTAAATTACGAAAAAGAACTTTATAGTAAACATAAACTAATCGCTGGATTAGATGAAGCTGGAAGAGGATGTTGCGCAGGTCCACTTGTTGTTGCTTGCGCAATAATGCCTAAAGACTATACTAATAATACAATTAACGATTCTAAACAAATGTCTCCTAAACAAAGAAATACTGCCTTCGATGATATTATTAAAAATGCTACAGAGTATTCAATAGAAATAATCTCTAATAAAGAGGTAGATAATTTAAATCCAAAACAAGCTTCAAGAATAGGAATGGTTAAATGCTTAAATAAACTACATAATAAACCTGATTTAATAATTACTGATTTTGAAAAAATAGAGTTCAATAACATAAAAGTTATAGACCTTATTAAAGGTGACTCTCTTAGTTTTAATGTTGCTTGTGCTTCTATCTTAGCTAAGGTAACAAGAGATAATATTATGAAGCAATATGCCCTTGAATACCCTGGCTATGGCTTTGATAAACATAAAGGTTACTGTACAAAAGCCCATAACCTAGCAATGGAAAAATTCGGAATTACAAAAATACACAGACTTACATATAGAAATGTAGAAGAAATAATTAATAAAAATAAGAAATAG